The following are from one region of the Halictus rubicundus isolate RS-2024b chromosome 15, iyHalRubi1_principal, whole genome shotgun sequence genome:
- the Side-iii gene encoding sidestep III isoform X1 — MQAVDLNGTNSPLRPSPFGMAIGALAGVAIKLVISGYILAVVVYVNATGNWDKDDDLVATFEVSAVLGRNASLPCDIEPSTREDRVYMVLWFRDDAVKPIYSFDVRGRAFDKALNWSDSNVVGPRAYFVTATKPAALSLEAVQLDDEGIYRCRVDFKNSPTKNFQVNLTVIVPPHQLLIYNSFGVEVENTAGPFPVGVEFELSCEVRGGKPTPVVSWLVNEKEVEGSLEETGRNIVVSKLRIPQLRREHRNTTYKCRASNTNHIPPLEKTILLDVYLKPLSVKIQSKPAILETEKDYSITCETTGSHPRARITWMEGNTVYQKGKVNNPTTVKFVECLLTSLNKTMPVQVLDSGNVTVVLSTLIISPVSDDHGKMLKCRGENPALPDAYLEDSFLLNVVFPPKVQLHLGSTLNAEKIKEGDDVYFECKVRANPEHHKITWRHNDGVLTQNYSAGIIMSTQSLVLQKIGRDNAGNYTCRASNDRGETTSPAVTLRVQFAPVCKAKEVAIIGASLEESVKVRCEVDADPNEVEFAWEFNNSGENFEVAPAKFDGNNGTMSELVYTPVSERDYGALTCWGRNMIGKQEAPCIYQIIPAVKPNPLNNCTIKASLNQSSEVLEVECVPGYDGGLRQEFRLEAYELLTGNLRLNASSISADVPLFRIAVADLLPGTNFYLVTYAVNAKGRSEVSVLDDIMLRDSEKHIDSGISMAPLILLLMGCLMALVVTVVSVMLMMYRRRGTTSPVHIEPYMKQPIITPPDSRNNSMLDVTHGDHTYFVEYTLKQVTDYALNNQPDIIQSPQDQEKIKREPQLFLPVRPDTLFAPYDIHKQGLQTNRCSLNPFSAKSWEPISFKTDRNLMKEIIIANSIPGPESCV; from the exons ATGCAAGCAGTGGATTTGAACGGAACGAACTCACCCCTCAGACCATCCCCCTTTGGGATGGCAATTGGGGCACTCGCCGGGGTCGCGATCAAGCTCGTCATCAGCGGGTACATACTCGCCGTGGTCGTCTACGTGAACGCCACCGGCAACTGGGACAAGGACGATGACTTGG TCGCAACATTCGAAGTCAGTGCCGTTCTGGGGCGTAACGCTAGTTTGCCTTGTGACATTGAACCGTCCACGCGAGAGGATCGCGTATACATGGTGCTTTGGTTCCGCGATGACGCGGTGAAACCGATCTACAG CTTCGACGTGCGGGGAAGGGCGTTCGACAAAGCCCTGAACTGGTCGGACAGCAACGTGGTCGGGCCGAGGGCTTACTTCGTCACCGCCACGAAACCGGCCGCCCTTTCCCTTGAAGCGGTTCAACTGGACGACGAAGGGATCTACCGGTGTAGGGTGGACTTCAAGAACTCGCcgaccaagaactttcaagtgaaTCTCACTGTGATCG TTCCGCCGCACCAGCTTTTAATTTACAACAGCTTCGGGGTGGAGGTGGAGAACACCGCGGGACCGTTTCCAGTCGGCGTCGAGTTCGAGCTGTCTTGCGAAGTCAGGGGAG GCAAACCGACGCCGGTGGTCAGTTGGTTGGTCAACGAGAAAGAAGTGGAAGGCAGCCTGGAGGAAACCGGACGAAACATAGTGGTCAGTAAACTGAGGATACCTCAGCTGAGGAGGGAGCACAGGAACACCACGTACAAATGCAGGGCTTCGAACACGAATCATATACCTCCATTGGAGAAAACGATCCTCTTGGACGTCTATC TGAAACCATTGTCGGTGAAGATCCAGTCGAAACCGGCGATCCTCGAGACGGAGAAGGACTACTCGATCACCTGCGAGACGACGGGATCGCATCCTCGTGCTCGGATCACCTGGATGGAGGGGAACACCGTCTACCAGAAGGGCAAAGTAAATAATCCGACAACGGTAAAATTCGTGGAATGTCTTCTGACTTCCTTAAATAAGACGATGCCTGTGCAGGTGCTCGACAGTGGCAACGTCACGGTGGTTCTGAGCACGTTGATCATCTCGCCGGTCTCGGATGACCACGGGAAGATGCTGAAGTGTCGAGGGGAGAATCCAGCACTGCCAGACGCGTACTTAGAAGACTCCTTTCTATTAAACGTAGTTT TTCCACCGAAAGTACAACTACACCTGGGTAGCACACTGAACGCGGAGAAGATCAAAGAAGGGGACGACGTCTACTTCGAGTGCAAGGTCCGGGCCAACCCGGAACACCATAAAATCACCTGGAGACATAAC GACGGCGTGTTGACGCAAAACTACTCGGCCGGAATAATCATGAGCACTCAGAGCCTGGTGCTGCAGAAGATCGGTCGGGACAATGCGGGCAACTATACTTGTCGCGCGAGCAACGATCGCGGAGAGACGACGAGTCCTGCGGTCACTTTGCGCGTACAGT TTGCCCCTGTGTGCAAAGCAAAAGAGGTAGCGATAATCGGCGCCTCGTTGGAGGAGTCCGTCAAAGTCCGCTGCGAGGTGGACGCAGACCCGAACGAGGTGGAGTTCGCCTGGGAGTTCAACAACAGCGGGGAGAACTTCGAGGTTGCGCCGGCAAAGTTCGACGGCAATAATGGGACAATGAGCGAGTTAGTGTACACACCGGTGTCTGAGAGGGACTACGGTGCTCTAACTTGTTGGGGTAGAAACATGATCGGGAAGCAGGAAGCGCCTTGCATCTATCAGATCATTCCTGCAG TGAAACCGAACCCGCTGAACAACTGCACGATAAAGGCGTCGTTGAATCAAAGTTCCGAGGTCCTGGAGGTCGAGTGCGTGCCAGGATACGACGGCGGGCTCAGGCAAGAGTTCCGATTGGAGGCTTACGAGCTCCTGACGGGGAATCTGAGGTTGAACGCGTCCAGCATATCCGCGGACGTGCCATTGTTTCGCATCGCCGTGGCGGACCTGCTTCCGGGCACCAATTTTTACCTGGTCACGTATGCCGTGAACGCTAAAGGAAGAAGCGAGGTCAGCGTGCTCGACGACATAATGCTGAGGGATTCGGAGAAGCATATAG ACAGCGGGATCAGTATGGCGCCTCTGATCTTACTTCTGATGGGCTGTTTGATGGCGCTGGTCGTCACCGTGGTCTCGGTGATGCTGATGATGTACCGACGACGAGGCACCACTTCCCCGGTGCACATCGAGCCGTACATGAAACAGCCGATCATCACGCCGCCGGACTCGAGGAACAACTCGATGCTCGACGTGACGCACGGCGATCACACCTACTTCGTCGAGTACACGTTGAAACAGGTGACGGATTACGCGCTCAACAATCAACCGGACATCATCCAGTCGCCCCAAG ATCAGGAAAAGATCAAACGGGAACCGCAGCTGTTTCTACCGGTGAGACCGGACACCCTGTTCGCGCCGTACGACATCCACAAACAGGGACTTCAGACAAACAGATGCAGC TTGAACCCGTTCTCCGCGAAATCCTGGGAGCCCATCAGCTTCAAAACTGACCGTAATTTGATGAAGGAGATCATAATCGCCAACTCTATACCAGGTCCAGAAAGTTGCGTGTAA
- the Side-iii gene encoding sidestep III isoform X2, producing the protein MQAVDLNGTNSPLRPSPFGMAIGALAGVAIKLVISGYILAVVVYVNATGNWDKDDDLVATFEVSAVLGRNASLPCDIEPSTREDRVYMVLWFRDDAVKPIYSFDVRGRAFDKALNWSDSNVVGPRAYFVTATKPAALSLEAVQLDDEGIYRCRVDFKNSPTKNFQVNLTVIVPPHQLLIYNSFGVEVENTAGPFPVGVEFELSCEVRGGKPTPVVSWLVNEKEVEGSLEETGRNIVVSKLRIPQLRREHRNTTYKCRASNTNHIPPLEKTILLDVYLKPLSVKIQSKPAILETEKDYSITCETTGSHPRARITWMEGNTVYQKGKTMPVQVLDSGNVTVVLSTLIISPVSDDHGKMLKCRGENPALPDAYLEDSFLLNVVFPPKVQLHLGSTLNAEKIKEGDDVYFECKVRANPEHHKITWRHNDGVLTQNYSAGIIMSTQSLVLQKIGRDNAGNYTCRASNDRGETTSPAVTLRVQFAPVCKAKEVAIIGASLEESVKVRCEVDADPNEVEFAWEFNNSGENFEVAPAKFDGNNGTMSELVYTPVSERDYGALTCWGRNMIGKQEAPCIYQIIPAVKPNPLNNCTIKASLNQSSEVLEVECVPGYDGGLRQEFRLEAYELLTGNLRLNASSISADVPLFRIAVADLLPGTNFYLVTYAVNAKGRSEVSVLDDIMLRDSEKHIDSGISMAPLILLLMGCLMALVVTVVSVMLMMYRRRGTTSPVHIEPYMKQPIITPPDSRNNSMLDVTHGDHTYFVEYTLKQVTDYALNNQPDIIQSPQVVSDQEKIKREPQLFLPVRPDTLFAPYDIHKQGLQTNRCSLNPFSAKSWEPISFKTDRNLMKEIIIANSIPGPESCV; encoded by the exons ATGCAAGCAGTGGATTTGAACGGAACGAACTCACCCCTCAGACCATCCCCCTTTGGGATGGCAATTGGGGCACTCGCCGGGGTCGCGATCAAGCTCGTCATCAGCGGGTACATACTCGCCGTGGTCGTCTACGTGAACGCCACCGGCAACTGGGACAAGGACGATGACTTGG TCGCAACATTCGAAGTCAGTGCCGTTCTGGGGCGTAACGCTAGTTTGCCTTGTGACATTGAACCGTCCACGCGAGAGGATCGCGTATACATGGTGCTTTGGTTCCGCGATGACGCGGTGAAACCGATCTACAG CTTCGACGTGCGGGGAAGGGCGTTCGACAAAGCCCTGAACTGGTCGGACAGCAACGTGGTCGGGCCGAGGGCTTACTTCGTCACCGCCACGAAACCGGCCGCCCTTTCCCTTGAAGCGGTTCAACTGGACGACGAAGGGATCTACCGGTGTAGGGTGGACTTCAAGAACTCGCcgaccaagaactttcaagtgaaTCTCACTGTGATCG TTCCGCCGCACCAGCTTTTAATTTACAACAGCTTCGGGGTGGAGGTGGAGAACACCGCGGGACCGTTTCCAGTCGGCGTCGAGTTCGAGCTGTCTTGCGAAGTCAGGGGAG GCAAACCGACGCCGGTGGTCAGTTGGTTGGTCAACGAGAAAGAAGTGGAAGGCAGCCTGGAGGAAACCGGACGAAACATAGTGGTCAGTAAACTGAGGATACCTCAGCTGAGGAGGGAGCACAGGAACACCACGTACAAATGCAGGGCTTCGAACACGAATCATATACCTCCATTGGAGAAAACGATCCTCTTGGACGTCTATC TGAAACCATTGTCGGTGAAGATCCAGTCGAAACCGGCGATCCTCGAGACGGAGAAGGACTACTCGATCACCTGCGAGACGACGGGATCGCATCCTCGTGCTCGGATCACCTGGATGGAGGGGAACACCGTCTACCAGAAGGGCAAA ACGATGCCTGTGCAGGTGCTCGACAGTGGCAACGTCACGGTGGTTCTGAGCACGTTGATCATCTCGCCGGTCTCGGATGACCACGGGAAGATGCTGAAGTGTCGAGGGGAGAATCCAGCACTGCCAGACGCGTACTTAGAAGACTCCTTTCTATTAAACGTAGTTT TTCCACCGAAAGTACAACTACACCTGGGTAGCACACTGAACGCGGAGAAGATCAAAGAAGGGGACGACGTCTACTTCGAGTGCAAGGTCCGGGCCAACCCGGAACACCATAAAATCACCTGGAGACATAAC GACGGCGTGTTGACGCAAAACTACTCGGCCGGAATAATCATGAGCACTCAGAGCCTGGTGCTGCAGAAGATCGGTCGGGACAATGCGGGCAACTATACTTGTCGCGCGAGCAACGATCGCGGAGAGACGACGAGTCCTGCGGTCACTTTGCGCGTACAGT TTGCCCCTGTGTGCAAAGCAAAAGAGGTAGCGATAATCGGCGCCTCGTTGGAGGAGTCCGTCAAAGTCCGCTGCGAGGTGGACGCAGACCCGAACGAGGTGGAGTTCGCCTGGGAGTTCAACAACAGCGGGGAGAACTTCGAGGTTGCGCCGGCAAAGTTCGACGGCAATAATGGGACAATGAGCGAGTTAGTGTACACACCGGTGTCTGAGAGGGACTACGGTGCTCTAACTTGTTGGGGTAGAAACATGATCGGGAAGCAGGAAGCGCCTTGCATCTATCAGATCATTCCTGCAG TGAAACCGAACCCGCTGAACAACTGCACGATAAAGGCGTCGTTGAATCAAAGTTCCGAGGTCCTGGAGGTCGAGTGCGTGCCAGGATACGACGGCGGGCTCAGGCAAGAGTTCCGATTGGAGGCTTACGAGCTCCTGACGGGGAATCTGAGGTTGAACGCGTCCAGCATATCCGCGGACGTGCCATTGTTTCGCATCGCCGTGGCGGACCTGCTTCCGGGCACCAATTTTTACCTGGTCACGTATGCCGTGAACGCTAAAGGAAGAAGCGAGGTCAGCGTGCTCGACGACATAATGCTGAGGGATTCGGAGAAGCATATAG ACAGCGGGATCAGTATGGCGCCTCTGATCTTACTTCTGATGGGCTGTTTGATGGCGCTGGTCGTCACCGTGGTCTCGGTGATGCTGATGATGTACCGACGACGAGGCACCACTTCCCCGGTGCACATCGAGCCGTACATGAAACAGCCGATCATCACGCCGCCGGACTCGAGGAACAACTCGATGCTCGACGTGACGCACGGCGATCACACCTACTTCGTCGAGTACACGTTGAAACAGGTGACGGATTACGCGCTCAACAATCAACCGGACATCATCCAGTCGCCCCAAG TCGTTTCAGATCAGGAAAAGATCAAACGGGAACCGCAGCTGTTTCTACCGGTGAGACCGGACACCCTGTTCGCGCCGTACGACATCCACAAACAGGGACTTCAGACAAACAGATGCAGC TTGAACCCGTTCTCCGCGAAATCCTGGGAGCCCATCAGCTTCAAAACTGACCGTAATTTGATGAAGGAGATCATAATCGCCAACTCTATACCAGGTCCAGAAAGTTGCGTGTAA
- the Side-iii gene encoding sidestep III isoform X3, whose translation MQAVDLNGTNSPLRPSPFGMAIGALAGVAIKLVISGYILAVVVYVNATGNWDKDDDLVATFEVSAVLGRNASLPCDIEPSTREDRVYMVLWFRDDAVKPIYSFDVRGRAFDKALNWSDSNVVGPRAYFVTATKPAALSLEAVQLDDEGIYRCRVDFKNSPTKNFQVNLTVIVPPHQLLIYNSFGVEVENTAGPFPVGVEFELSCEVRGGKPTPVVSWLVNEKEVEGSLEETGRNIVVSKLRIPQLRREHRNTTYKCRASNTNHIPPLEKTILLDVYLKPLSVKIQSKPAILETEKDYSITCETTGSHPRARITWMEGNTVYQKGKVLDSGNVTVVLSTLIISPVSDDHGKMLKCRGENPALPDAYLEDSFLLNVVFPPKVQLHLGSTLNAEKIKEGDDVYFECKVRANPEHHKITWRHNDGVLTQNYSAGIIMSTQSLVLQKIGRDNAGNYTCRASNDRGETTSPAVTLRVQFAPVCKAKEVAIIGASLEESVKVRCEVDADPNEVEFAWEFNNSGENFEVAPAKFDGNNGTMSELVYTPVSERDYGALTCWGRNMIGKQEAPCIYQIIPAVKPNPLNNCTIKASLNQSSEVLEVECVPGYDGGLRQEFRLEAYELLTGNLRLNASSISADVPLFRIAVADLLPGTNFYLVTYAVNAKGRSEVSVLDDIMLRDSEKHIDSGISMAPLILLLMGCLMALVVTVVSVMLMMYRRRGTTSPVHIEPYMKQPIITPPDSRNNSMLDVTHGDHTYFVEYTLKQVTDYALNNQPDIIQSPQVVSDQEKIKREPQLFLPVRPDTLFAPYDIHKQGLQTNRCSLNPFSAKSWEPISFKTDRNLMKEIIIANSIPGPESCV comes from the exons ATGCAAGCAGTGGATTTGAACGGAACGAACTCACCCCTCAGACCATCCCCCTTTGGGATGGCAATTGGGGCACTCGCCGGGGTCGCGATCAAGCTCGTCATCAGCGGGTACATACTCGCCGTGGTCGTCTACGTGAACGCCACCGGCAACTGGGACAAGGACGATGACTTGG TCGCAACATTCGAAGTCAGTGCCGTTCTGGGGCGTAACGCTAGTTTGCCTTGTGACATTGAACCGTCCACGCGAGAGGATCGCGTATACATGGTGCTTTGGTTCCGCGATGACGCGGTGAAACCGATCTACAG CTTCGACGTGCGGGGAAGGGCGTTCGACAAAGCCCTGAACTGGTCGGACAGCAACGTGGTCGGGCCGAGGGCTTACTTCGTCACCGCCACGAAACCGGCCGCCCTTTCCCTTGAAGCGGTTCAACTGGACGACGAAGGGATCTACCGGTGTAGGGTGGACTTCAAGAACTCGCcgaccaagaactttcaagtgaaTCTCACTGTGATCG TTCCGCCGCACCAGCTTTTAATTTACAACAGCTTCGGGGTGGAGGTGGAGAACACCGCGGGACCGTTTCCAGTCGGCGTCGAGTTCGAGCTGTCTTGCGAAGTCAGGGGAG GCAAACCGACGCCGGTGGTCAGTTGGTTGGTCAACGAGAAAGAAGTGGAAGGCAGCCTGGAGGAAACCGGACGAAACATAGTGGTCAGTAAACTGAGGATACCTCAGCTGAGGAGGGAGCACAGGAACACCACGTACAAATGCAGGGCTTCGAACACGAATCATATACCTCCATTGGAGAAAACGATCCTCTTGGACGTCTATC TGAAACCATTGTCGGTGAAGATCCAGTCGAAACCGGCGATCCTCGAGACGGAGAAGGACTACTCGATCACCTGCGAGACGACGGGATCGCATCCTCGTGCTCGGATCACCTGGATGGAGGGGAACACCGTCTACCAGAAGGGCAAA GTGCTCGACAGTGGCAACGTCACGGTGGTTCTGAGCACGTTGATCATCTCGCCGGTCTCGGATGACCACGGGAAGATGCTGAAGTGTCGAGGGGAGAATCCAGCACTGCCAGACGCGTACTTAGAAGACTCCTTTCTATTAAACGTAGTTT TTCCACCGAAAGTACAACTACACCTGGGTAGCACACTGAACGCGGAGAAGATCAAAGAAGGGGACGACGTCTACTTCGAGTGCAAGGTCCGGGCCAACCCGGAACACCATAAAATCACCTGGAGACATAAC GACGGCGTGTTGACGCAAAACTACTCGGCCGGAATAATCATGAGCACTCAGAGCCTGGTGCTGCAGAAGATCGGTCGGGACAATGCGGGCAACTATACTTGTCGCGCGAGCAACGATCGCGGAGAGACGACGAGTCCTGCGGTCACTTTGCGCGTACAGT TTGCCCCTGTGTGCAAAGCAAAAGAGGTAGCGATAATCGGCGCCTCGTTGGAGGAGTCCGTCAAAGTCCGCTGCGAGGTGGACGCAGACCCGAACGAGGTGGAGTTCGCCTGGGAGTTCAACAACAGCGGGGAGAACTTCGAGGTTGCGCCGGCAAAGTTCGACGGCAATAATGGGACAATGAGCGAGTTAGTGTACACACCGGTGTCTGAGAGGGACTACGGTGCTCTAACTTGTTGGGGTAGAAACATGATCGGGAAGCAGGAAGCGCCTTGCATCTATCAGATCATTCCTGCAG TGAAACCGAACCCGCTGAACAACTGCACGATAAAGGCGTCGTTGAATCAAAGTTCCGAGGTCCTGGAGGTCGAGTGCGTGCCAGGATACGACGGCGGGCTCAGGCAAGAGTTCCGATTGGAGGCTTACGAGCTCCTGACGGGGAATCTGAGGTTGAACGCGTCCAGCATATCCGCGGACGTGCCATTGTTTCGCATCGCCGTGGCGGACCTGCTTCCGGGCACCAATTTTTACCTGGTCACGTATGCCGTGAACGCTAAAGGAAGAAGCGAGGTCAGCGTGCTCGACGACATAATGCTGAGGGATTCGGAGAAGCATATAG ACAGCGGGATCAGTATGGCGCCTCTGATCTTACTTCTGATGGGCTGTTTGATGGCGCTGGTCGTCACCGTGGTCTCGGTGATGCTGATGATGTACCGACGACGAGGCACCACTTCCCCGGTGCACATCGAGCCGTACATGAAACAGCCGATCATCACGCCGCCGGACTCGAGGAACAACTCGATGCTCGACGTGACGCACGGCGATCACACCTACTTCGTCGAGTACACGTTGAAACAGGTGACGGATTACGCGCTCAACAATCAACCGGACATCATCCAGTCGCCCCAAG TCGTTTCAGATCAGGAAAAGATCAAACGGGAACCGCAGCTGTTTCTACCGGTGAGACCGGACACCCTGTTCGCGCCGTACGACATCCACAAACAGGGACTTCAGACAAACAGATGCAGC TTGAACCCGTTCTCCGCGAAATCCTGGGAGCCCATCAGCTTCAAAACTGACCGTAATTTGATGAAGGAGATCATAATCGCCAACTCTATACCAGGTCCAGAAAGTTGCGTGTAA
- the Side-iii gene encoding sidestep III isoform X4, protein MQAVDLNGTNSPLRPSPFGMAIGALAGVAIKLVISGYILAVVVYVNATGNWDKDDDLVATFEVSAVLGRNASLPCDIEPSTREDRVYMVLWFRDDAVKPIYSFDVRGRAFDKALNWSDSNVVGPRAYFVTATKPAALSLEAVQLDDEGIYRCRVDFKNSPTKNFQVNLTVIVPPHQLLIYNSFGVEVENTAGPFPVGVEFELSCEVRGGKPTPVVSWLVNEKEVEGSLEETGRNIVVSKLRIPQLRREHRNTTYKCRASNTNHIPPLEKTILLDVYLKPLSVKIQSKPAILETEKDYSITCETTGSHPRARITWMEGNTVYQKGKVLDSGNVTVVLSTLIISPVSDDHGKMLKCRGENPALPDAYLEDSFLLNVVFPPKVQLHLGSTLNAEKIKEGDDVYFECKVRANPEHHKITWRHNDGVLTQNYSAGIIMSTQSLVLQKIGRDNAGNYTCRASNDRGETTSPAVTLRVQFAPVCKAKEVAIIGASLEESVKVRCEVDADPNEVEFAWEFNNSGENFEVAPAKFDGNNGTMSELVYTPVSERDYGALTCWGRNMIGKQEAPCIYQIIPAVKPNPLNNCTIKASLNQSSEVLEVECVPGYDGGLRQEFRLEAYELLTGNLRLNASSISADVPLFRIAVADLLPGTNFYLVTYAVNAKGRSEVSVLDDIMLRDSEKHIDSGISMAPLILLLMGCLMALVVTVVSVMLMMYRRRGTTSPVHIEPYMKQPIITPPDSRNNSMLDVTHGDHTYFVEYTLKQVTDYALNNQPDIIQSPQDQEKIKREPQLFLPVRPDTLFAPYDIHKQGLQTNRCSLNPFSAKSWEPISFKTDRNLMKEIIIANSIPGPESCV, encoded by the exons ATGCAAGCAGTGGATTTGAACGGAACGAACTCACCCCTCAGACCATCCCCCTTTGGGATGGCAATTGGGGCACTCGCCGGGGTCGCGATCAAGCTCGTCATCAGCGGGTACATACTCGCCGTGGTCGTCTACGTGAACGCCACCGGCAACTGGGACAAGGACGATGACTTGG TCGCAACATTCGAAGTCAGTGCCGTTCTGGGGCGTAACGCTAGTTTGCCTTGTGACATTGAACCGTCCACGCGAGAGGATCGCGTATACATGGTGCTTTGGTTCCGCGATGACGCGGTGAAACCGATCTACAG CTTCGACGTGCGGGGAAGGGCGTTCGACAAAGCCCTGAACTGGTCGGACAGCAACGTGGTCGGGCCGAGGGCTTACTTCGTCACCGCCACGAAACCGGCCGCCCTTTCCCTTGAAGCGGTTCAACTGGACGACGAAGGGATCTACCGGTGTAGGGTGGACTTCAAGAACTCGCcgaccaagaactttcaagtgaaTCTCACTGTGATCG TTCCGCCGCACCAGCTTTTAATTTACAACAGCTTCGGGGTGGAGGTGGAGAACACCGCGGGACCGTTTCCAGTCGGCGTCGAGTTCGAGCTGTCTTGCGAAGTCAGGGGAG GCAAACCGACGCCGGTGGTCAGTTGGTTGGTCAACGAGAAAGAAGTGGAAGGCAGCCTGGAGGAAACCGGACGAAACATAGTGGTCAGTAAACTGAGGATACCTCAGCTGAGGAGGGAGCACAGGAACACCACGTACAAATGCAGGGCTTCGAACACGAATCATATACCTCCATTGGAGAAAACGATCCTCTTGGACGTCTATC TGAAACCATTGTCGGTGAAGATCCAGTCGAAACCGGCGATCCTCGAGACGGAGAAGGACTACTCGATCACCTGCGAGACGACGGGATCGCATCCTCGTGCTCGGATCACCTGGATGGAGGGGAACACCGTCTACCAGAAGGGCAAA GTGCTCGACAGTGGCAACGTCACGGTGGTTCTGAGCACGTTGATCATCTCGCCGGTCTCGGATGACCACGGGAAGATGCTGAAGTGTCGAGGGGAGAATCCAGCACTGCCAGACGCGTACTTAGAAGACTCCTTTCTATTAAACGTAGTTT TTCCACCGAAAGTACAACTACACCTGGGTAGCACACTGAACGCGGAGAAGATCAAAGAAGGGGACGACGTCTACTTCGAGTGCAAGGTCCGGGCCAACCCGGAACACCATAAAATCACCTGGAGACATAAC GACGGCGTGTTGACGCAAAACTACTCGGCCGGAATAATCATGAGCACTCAGAGCCTGGTGCTGCAGAAGATCGGTCGGGACAATGCGGGCAACTATACTTGTCGCGCGAGCAACGATCGCGGAGAGACGACGAGTCCTGCGGTCACTTTGCGCGTACAGT TTGCCCCTGTGTGCAAAGCAAAAGAGGTAGCGATAATCGGCGCCTCGTTGGAGGAGTCCGTCAAAGTCCGCTGCGAGGTGGACGCAGACCCGAACGAGGTGGAGTTCGCCTGGGAGTTCAACAACAGCGGGGAGAACTTCGAGGTTGCGCCGGCAAAGTTCGACGGCAATAATGGGACAATGAGCGAGTTAGTGTACACACCGGTGTCTGAGAGGGACTACGGTGCTCTAACTTGTTGGGGTAGAAACATGATCGGGAAGCAGGAAGCGCCTTGCATCTATCAGATCATTCCTGCAG TGAAACCGAACCCGCTGAACAACTGCACGATAAAGGCGTCGTTGAATCAAAGTTCCGAGGTCCTGGAGGTCGAGTGCGTGCCAGGATACGACGGCGGGCTCAGGCAAGAGTTCCGATTGGAGGCTTACGAGCTCCTGACGGGGAATCTGAGGTTGAACGCGTCCAGCATATCCGCGGACGTGCCATTGTTTCGCATCGCCGTGGCGGACCTGCTTCCGGGCACCAATTTTTACCTGGTCACGTATGCCGTGAACGCTAAAGGAAGAAGCGAGGTCAGCGTGCTCGACGACATAATGCTGAGGGATTCGGAGAAGCATATAG ACAGCGGGATCAGTATGGCGCCTCTGATCTTACTTCTGATGGGCTGTTTGATGGCGCTGGTCGTCACCGTGGTCTCGGTGATGCTGATGATGTACCGACGACGAGGCACCACTTCCCCGGTGCACATCGAGCCGTACATGAAACAGCCGATCATCACGCCGCCGGACTCGAGGAACAACTCGATGCTCGACGTGACGCACGGCGATCACACCTACTTCGTCGAGTACACGTTGAAACAGGTGACGGATTACGCGCTCAACAATCAACCGGACATCATCCAGTCGCCCCAAG ATCAGGAAAAGATCAAACGGGAACCGCAGCTGTTTCTACCGGTGAGACCGGACACCCTGTTCGCGCCGTACGACATCCACAAACAGGGACTTCAGACAAACAGATGCAGC TTGAACCCGTTCTCCGCGAAATCCTGGGAGCCCATCAGCTTCAAAACTGACCGTAATTTGATGAAGGAGATCATAATCGCCAACTCTATACCAGGTCCAGAAAGTTGCGTGTAA
- the Med6 gene encoding mediator complex subunit 6, producing the protein MLPGRPPVTENPLGLSWHDSAWIPVLNPNNIMDYFSERSNPFYDRTCNNEIVKMQRASPDQLQNMTGLEYILLHVQEPILYVIRKQHRHSPTLAAPLADYYIIAGVVYQAPDLASVVSSRLLSTVHHLQSAFEEASSCSRYHPSKGYYWDFKNGKALAAKKEAPVREEPSSLFQRQRVDMLLAELTRKFPLPVPKPVHQPIESSIEIKQEVKVEKKDMKPPPEKKPKVN; encoded by the exons ATGTTACCAGGCAGGCCTCCTGTGACAG AGAACCCTTTGGGACTTTCTTGGCACGACAGCGCATGGATTCCTGTGTTAAATCCAAACAATATAATGGATTACTTTTCTGAAAGAAGTAATCCTTTTTATGACAGAACGTGCAACAATGAAATTGTTAAAATGCAACGTGCCAGCCCTGACCAATTACA AAACATGACGGGTCTGgaatatattcttctacatgTTCAAGAACCCATTCTATATGTAATTAGGAAGCAACATCGACATTCTCCGACATTAGCAGCACCACTAGCCGACTACTATATTATTGCTGGTGTCGTGTACCAAGCACCAGATTTGGCATCTGTTGTCAGCTCTAGATTG TTATCCACAGTACACCATCTACAATCTGCCTTCGAAGAAGCTAGCTCATGCTCTCGATATCATCCTAGTAAAGGATACTATTGGGACTTCAAAAATGGCAAAGCTCTAGCAGCAAAGAAAGAAGCTCCTGTTCGCGAGGAACCTAGCTCCTTGTTCCAACGTCAAAGAGTGGATATGTTATTAGCTGAGCTTACTCGTAAATTTCCATTACCTGTTCCAAAGCCTGTACATCAACCTATAGAATCTT CTATAGAGATCAAACAAGAAGTGAAAGTTGAGAAAAAAGACATGAAACCACCGCCAGAAAAGAAGCCGAAAGTTAATTAA